One Fusarium musae strain F31 chromosome 6, whole genome shotgun sequence DNA segment encodes these proteins:
- a CDS encoding hypothetical protein (CAZy:CE10~MEROPS:MER0034548) gives MTLRYDPEFWSVLEPLVPTLSKREPLCLDNIEAGREARESGMRALFERLDICPDVDQKSYKVESSDGYIMSVLALTPGVARADPGPCLLHFHGGGMILGSAEIQAKPLSQLVAMTAVPLFSVNYRLAPEFKGTTPVQDGYAALLWLHSKAEEFNINPGRIGVIGESAGGGIAAGVALMARDKRLSPGLAKQILIYPMIDDCNIIPNNAIEPLAFWKTTDNATAWAALLGDEAGKRESACISYYSAPARAPSLAGLPPTYIDVGGLDIFLEENIKYATKLLAENVPTELHVYPGLPHGFEMIAPNTTAAKKANENRYRAILGI, from the coding sequence ATGACTCTTCGGTATGACCCTGAGTTTTGGTCCGTCCTGGAGCCGCTGGTTCCTACACTTTCTAAGCGAGAACCTCTTTGCCTTGATAATATCGAGGCTGGAAGGGAGGCACGAGAATCTGGCATGAGAGCATTATTTGAAAGGTTGGATATCTGCCCAGACGTGGATCAAAAGTCTTATAAAGTCGAATCTTCCGATGGTTACATCATGTCCGTTCTTGCTCTAACGCCAGGCGTTGCTCGAGCGGATCCCGGACCATGTCTACTTCACTTCCATGGAGGAGGAATGATCCTAGGATCAGCCGAGATTCAAGCAAAACCGCTATCACAATTGGTCGCCATGACAGCAGTACCTTTGTTCAGCGTTAATTATCGGCTGGCCCCAGAGTTTAAGGGAACTACCCCTGTCCAAGACGGCTATGCAGCTCTGCTCTGGCTACATAGCAAAGCAGAGGAATTCAATATCAACCCGGGCAGAATCGGTGTGATCGGTGAGAGCGCAGGCGGTGGTATTGCGGCTGGTGTTGCGCTCATGGCTCGAGACAAACGATTGAGTCCGGGGCTAGCGAAACAGATCCTAATCTATCCGATGATCGATGACTGCAATATAATTCCCAACAACGCGATAGAGCCTCTTGCATTTTGGAAGACTACGGATAACGCCACGGCTTGGGCTGCGCTTCTAGGTGATGAAGCAGGGAAACGCGAATCAGCTTGCATCTCCTATTATTCTGCGCCTGCTCGGGCACCAAGTCTGGCTGGCCTTCCACCAACATACATCGATGTTGGAGGCCTTGATATCTTCCTGGAAGAGAATATCAAATACGCTACAAAACTACTGGCCGAGAATGTCCCTACCGAGCTACATGTGTATCCAGGCTTGCCTCATGGCTTCGAGATGATCGCACCTAACACCACCGCGGCAAAAAAGGCCAACGAGAATCGTTATAGAGCTATACTGGGCATTTGA